The genomic window gaattcgaaatttttccaaatctttgactaaaaagtagctactagcttgtataactttattactttacttttaaaaagataaatcactttagcatggtaatatatacctattattaaaaattaatacaaacaatatcttcaacatttttttctcgattcacgaacacatttagaaaggctaCACCGCCTGCTAAAGAGCCGGTATCTTGCCAACGCTTTAGCTTGGATGTAGAGGATGTGGATCAACACGAAAGTAACGTTGCTATTAGcggaaatgcaatgaacaaactatttgaaatggaagatgaaaataaatccaacaatgcaaacactataaagaggattccttataatttttcaactaaggcatcttgtgacgaaactatatttgaatgccaacagcaacgtacgtctgatgaaagttttatggctttggaaaaaatgtgtgataaaacagcatccgatcctaacagcacactatttaagtacatacatagcgagaacaaggatatggttaaagaagatgctaaaaagcgcagcgccgatggaaactattttaaaatcccttgtaaacaaggtaagtgaatatacaacatattgaaagttgataagattgcgtggtataaattt from Eurosta solidaginis isolate ZX-2024a chromosome 3, ASM4086904v1, whole genome shotgun sequence includes these protein-coding regions:
- the LOC137244269 gene encoding uncharacterized protein isoform X3; its protein translation is MNKLFEMEDENKSNNANTIKRIPYNFSTKASCDETIFECQQQRTSDESFMALEKMCDKTASDPNSTLFKYIHSENKDMVKEDAKKRSADGNYFKIPCKQELQEIDEEAQSLQRLLHDLCVQEQHQLDNETPLKSIDVTLLEDIEAPSKMWDSTIVGDTTLQTSPLKMFHFRIGW